In Mercenaria mercenaria strain notata chromosome 15, MADL_Memer_1, whole genome shotgun sequence, a single genomic region encodes these proteins:
- the LOC123549036 gene encoding uncharacterized protein LOC123549036 isoform X10 yields MALKLQVDETNCGPLCQHPSCWQSNVRQEKGFPKLRARPRTPPDIELDLPTLKVCNMLDDYGEDKRDLFPSRYGGKPAHDRNELYSTFEKPVRTQSIKVTRAPQTSPKSGTNSEPPVSKFKVVEVQEVFDPEDLSRTWDDTFIPKSYYVWVPNMKKKRRRKMAKNQEESPMTKLKGKGSVKFKDMTEDMVPKEIENSRITARKKRASARSPIMPQYSMSPRTTQGSSKMEFDHEGYRRSGQISVPIPSRVSGWRTPGNMVFLSISELLDLPRDVLVQVLENTRQSDLMSREKIREVIRRFMPPSLERGNTNISLASQDLLQQKKLNLHEGNKNVRESHLMETKPVFHLDDDLIDDDEIDEDIQRSTSPYGSLKELYLSRDFNKYKKPLPAISAGGRAVSAGDMLSTKIPSISLGLPELPSGIRQTKAFTYSKKADLDFTLDSSAGSPCKTPTSSKGPVPTPPTSVRSTETPGSDHGTTIRVNVPSQASARSGSEKGEKRRESPTRGSPVHPLHAVSPTYSTRVPNAPAGTPATFPMSPTKSAPLLRDMTGSTMANTPQEWPPRDKLNSPLQILRAPVNTPGSLAQEASGLHTIHESGTVNEGDDLAHPVSRGRSVRFEIPEIPPPPSSPQLSEDGQKEASRNAVTVNTNIPQETPSTSSNKPPSGVTIRTTATTVNTSTLQAENSFIRSYTGPVREISLISSPEPWPQVQDADFEEAPVPSPETTLHETPRETPQTLEPLESETKSENENQSKNAQEVVVEEEKTEPSEKKEKDSEYVNKTEDQSAVVKKMMEESRKAESPAPPPPSPEAKEDSQIIINKPNSTMTTLVEEEETANAPDNEVSMTVMQISPKGPMIKGGQKSHNRQIDTFQNIDIPAEFDLDYVHPHVQEPTTDTIVEEPEPAEDDAKSARTYALSVQSTLANRTISEQAHSEVSSSFIEPAISQASQGPALSEDFSEKRENSELFGDWSGMVIGSSDGQNTQAMLSSDKPDMTEDGGDHEGFKEDLRQEFEKIKQEIDSSKDSTEKS; encoded by the exons ATGGCTCTTAAGTTGCAAGTAGATGAGACAAACTGTGGCCCCTTGTGCCAACATCCATCATGCTGGCAGTCAAACGTAAGGCAAGAAAAAGGCTTTCCAAAGCTGAGGGCGAGACCACGAACACCACCAGATATAGAACTTG ATTTGCCCACATTGAAGGTATGTAATATGTTAGATGACTACGGTGAGGACAAGAGAGATTTGTTTCCATCAAGGTATGGAGGAAAGCCTGCCCATGATAGGAATGAGCTGTATTCAACATTTGAAAAACCAGTCAGAACACAGAG TATTAAAGTAACCAGGGCTCCACAGACTTCACCTAAATCAGGAACCAACTCAGAGCCTCCTGTATCTAAATTCAAAGTTGTTGAG GTGCAAGAGGTGTTTGACCCAGAGGATCTAAGCAGAACATGGGATGATACATTTATACCAAAGTCATACTATGTTTGGGTGCCTAACATGAAGAAAAAAAGGCGACGGAAAATGGCAAAGAATCAGGAGGAGAG CCCTATGACAAAGCTGAAAGGTAAGGGATCGGTAAAGTTCAAGGACATGACAGAAGATATGGTTCCTAAAGAAATAGAAAACAGCCGAATTACAGCTAGG AAAAAGCGAGCATCAGCCAGATCACCCATAATGCCTCAATACTCGATGTCTCCACGAACCACTCAAGGCTCCTCAAAAATGGAGTTTGACCATGAAGG ttaCCGTAGATCAGGTCAGATAAGTGTGCCTATACCATCAAGGGTGAGCGGATGGCGCACCCCTGGTAATATGGTGTTCCTGAG taTCAGTGAATTGCTGGATTTGCCACGAGATGTCTTGGTACAGGTGCTTGAAAACACTCGACAAAG TGATTTGATGTCTCGTGAGAAAATTCGGGAGGTTATTCGAAGATTTATGCCACCGTCACTTGAACGAGGAAACACTAATATTTCATTGGCTAGTCAggatttattacagcagaaaaaGCTTAACTTACATGAAG GTAATAAGAATGTGCGCGAGTCTCATCTGATGGAAACAAAGCCAGTATTTCACcttgatgatgatttaattgatgaTGATGAGATAGATGAGGACATACAACGGAGCACCAGTCCATACGGGTCGTTGAAAGAACTTTACTTGTCTCGGGATTTCAACAAATACAAAAAACCATTGCCTGCAATTTCAG CTGGAGGGCGAGCTGTATCAGCTGGTGACATGTTATCCACCAAGATTCCATCAATATCACTGGGACTCCCTGAGCTACCAAGTGGCATTAGACAAACTAAAGCTTTCACATACTCAAAGAAGGCTGACCTAGACTTTACTTTAG ACAGTTCAGCCGGCTCTCCGTGTAAGACACCAACATCATCAAAAG GGCCAGTACCTACTCCACCTACCAGTGTTAGAAGCACGGAGACTCCCGGCTCAGACCATGGTACAACAATTCGGGTGAATGTTCCATCACAAGCCTCAGCTCGCAGTGGCAgtgaaaaaggggaaaaaagaagGGAAAGTCCAACTAGG GGCAGCCCAGTTCATCCATTACATGCTGTTTCCCCTACATACTCAACCAGAGTTCCTAATGCACCGGCTGGCACACCGGCAACATTCCCAATGTCACCTACCAAGTCTGCTCCTCTGCTGCGGGACATGACGGGATCCACCATGGCTAATACACCACAAGAGTGGCCACCGAGAGACAAGTTGAACTCGCCTTTACAGATACTCAGAGCACCTGTCAATACACCAGGCAGTCTGGCACAAGAAGCATCAG GTCTTCACACCATCCATGAATCTGGAACTGTCAATGAAGGAGATGATCTTGCACATCCCGTGTCTCGAGGCAGAAGTGTGAGGTTTGAGATCCCAGAAATACCTCCACCTCCTTCCTCACCACAGTTATCGGAAGATGGTCAGAAAGAGGCAAGCAGGAATGCTGTAACTGTAAATACTAATATTCCACAGGAAACACCTTCAACAAGCTCAAACAAGCCACCATCTGGTGTAACAATCAGAACAACAGCAACCACTGTTAACACTTCAACCTTGCAGGCTGAAAATTCATTCATAAGGTCTTATACTGGTCCAGTAAGGGAAATTTCTCTTATATCATCACCGGAGCCCTGGCCCCAGGTACAAGATGCAGACTTTGAGGAAGCCCCTGTTCCTTCTCCTGAGACGACATTACACGAGACTCCCCGAGAAACTCCTCAAACTTTAGAGCCATTGGAATCagaaacaaaatctgaaaatgaaaacCAGTCTAAAAATGCACAGGAAGTAgttgttgaagaagaaaaaactgAGCCCagtgaaaagaaagaaaaagatagTGAGTATGTGAATAAAACTGAGGACCAGTCAGCTGTTGTGAAAAAGATGATGGAAGAATCACGTAAAGCCGAGTCGCCAGCACCACCACCACCTTCACCAGAGGCAAAGGAAGACAGCCAGATAATCATAAATAAACCAAACAGTACAATGACTACTCTAGTAGAAGAGGAAGAAACTGCTAATGCACCTGATAATGAAGTATCAATGACAGTAATGCAGATTTCTCCAAAAGGGCCCATGATTAAAGGCGGGCAAAAATCTCACAACCGTCAGATTGATACATTCCAGAACATTGATATACCTGCCGAGTTTGACCTTGATTATGTTCATCCACATGTTCAGGAACCAACAACAGACACTATTGTTGAGGAACCAGAACCTGCAGAAGATGACGCCAAATCAGCGCGGACCTATGCCCTTTCAGTTCAGAGCACTCTTGCCAACCGTACTATATCTGAGCAAGCCCATTCAGAGGTTTCTAGTTCGTTTATTGAACCAGCTATATCTCAAGCCTCTCAGGGCCCTGCTCTGTCTGAAGATTTCTCAGAAAAGCGAGAAAATTCTGAACTGTTTGGTGACTGGTCTGGAATGGTAATTGGGTCATCTGATGGTCAAAACACTCAGGCAATGTTGAGTTCAGATAAACCGGATATGACTGAAGATGGCGGTGATCATGAAGGTTTTAAGGAAGATTTGAGACAAGAGTTTGAGAAAATTAAGCAAGAAATAGACTCTTCCAAAGACAGCactgaaaaaagttaa
- the LOC123549036 gene encoding uncharacterized protein LOC123549036 isoform X11 produces MALKLQVDETNCGPLCQHPSCWQSNVRQEKGFPKLRARPRTPPDIELDLPTLKVCNMLDDYGEDKRDLFPSRYGGKPAHDRNELYSTFEKPVRTQSIKVTRAPQTSPKSGTNSEPPVSKFKVVEVQEVFDPEDLSRTWDDTFIPKSYYVWVPNMKKKRRRKMAKNQEESPMTKLKGKGSVKFKDMTEDMVPKEIENSRITARKKRASARSPIMPQYSMSPRTTQGSSKMEFDHEGELSQTFRSTCTTNSYSDDCYHPGISELLDLPRDVLVQVLENTRQSDLMSREKIREVIRRFMPPSLERGNTNISLASQDLLQQKKLNLHEGNKNVRESHLMETKPVFHLDDDLIDDDEIDEDIQRSTSPYGSLKELYLSRDFNKYKKPLPAISAGGRAVSAGDMLSTKIPSISLGLPELPSGIRQTKAFTYSKKADLDFTLDSSAGSPCKTPTSSKGPVPTPPTSVRSTETPGSDHGTTIRVNVPSQASARSGSEKGEKRRESPTRGSPVHPLHAVSPTYSTRVPNAPAGTPATFPMSPTKSAPLLRDMTGSTMANTPQEWPPRDKLNSPLQILRAPVNTPGSLAQEASGLHTIHESGTVNEGDDLAHPVSRGRSVRFEIPEIPPPPSSPQLSEDGQKEASRNAVTVNTNIPQETPSTSSNKPPSGVTIRTTATTVNTSTLQAENSFIRSYTGPVREISLISSPEPWPQVQDADFEEAPVPSPETTLHETPRETPQTLEPLESETKSENENQSKNAQEVVVEEEKTEPSEKKEKDSEYVNKTEDQSAVVKKMMEESRKAESPAPPPPSPEAKEDSQIIINKPNSTMTTLVEEEETANAPDNEVSMTVMQISPKGPMIKGGQKSHNRQIDTFQNIDIPAEFDLDYVHPHVQEPTTDTIVEEPEPAEDDAKSARTYALSVQSTLANRTISEQAHSEVSSSFIEPAISQASQGPALSEDFSEKRENSELFGDWSGMVIGSSDGQNTQAMLSSDKPDMTEDGGDHEGFKEDLRQEFEKIKQEIDSSKDSTEKS; encoded by the exons ATGGCTCTTAAGTTGCAAGTAGATGAGACAAACTGTGGCCCCTTGTGCCAACATCCATCATGCTGGCAGTCAAACGTAAGGCAAGAAAAAGGCTTTCCAAAGCTGAGGGCGAGACCACGAACACCACCAGATATAGAACTTG ATTTGCCCACATTGAAGGTATGTAATATGTTAGATGACTACGGTGAGGACAAGAGAGATTTGTTTCCATCAAGGTATGGAGGAAAGCCTGCCCATGATAGGAATGAGCTGTATTCAACATTTGAAAAACCAGTCAGAACACAGAG TATTAAAGTAACCAGGGCTCCACAGACTTCACCTAAATCAGGAACCAACTCAGAGCCTCCTGTATCTAAATTCAAAGTTGTTGAG GTGCAAGAGGTGTTTGACCCAGAGGATCTAAGCAGAACATGGGATGATACATTTATACCAAAGTCATACTATGTTTGGGTGCCTAACATGAAGAAAAAAAGGCGACGGAAAATGGCAAAGAATCAGGAGGAGAG CCCTATGACAAAGCTGAAAGGTAAGGGATCGGTAAAGTTCAAGGACATGACAGAAGATATGGTTCCTAAAGAAATAGAAAACAGCCGAATTACAGCTAGG AAAAAGCGAGCATCAGCCAGATCACCCATAATGCCTCAATACTCGATGTCTCCACGAACCACTCAAGGCTCCTCAAAAATGGAGTTTGACCATGAAGG ggAGCTTTCTCAAACATTTAGGTCAACATGTACTACAAATAGTTATTCTGATGACTGTTACCATCCTGG taTCAGTGAATTGCTGGATTTGCCACGAGATGTCTTGGTACAGGTGCTTGAAAACACTCGACAAAG TGATTTGATGTCTCGTGAGAAAATTCGGGAGGTTATTCGAAGATTTATGCCACCGTCACTTGAACGAGGAAACACTAATATTTCATTGGCTAGTCAggatttattacagcagaaaaaGCTTAACTTACATGAAG GTAATAAGAATGTGCGCGAGTCTCATCTGATGGAAACAAAGCCAGTATTTCACcttgatgatgatttaattgatgaTGATGAGATAGATGAGGACATACAACGGAGCACCAGTCCATACGGGTCGTTGAAAGAACTTTACTTGTCTCGGGATTTCAACAAATACAAAAAACCATTGCCTGCAATTTCAG CTGGAGGGCGAGCTGTATCAGCTGGTGACATGTTATCCACCAAGATTCCATCAATATCACTGGGACTCCCTGAGCTACCAAGTGGCATTAGACAAACTAAAGCTTTCACATACTCAAAGAAGGCTGACCTAGACTTTACTTTAG ACAGTTCAGCCGGCTCTCCGTGTAAGACACCAACATCATCAAAAG GGCCAGTACCTACTCCACCTACCAGTGTTAGAAGCACGGAGACTCCCGGCTCAGACCATGGTACAACAATTCGGGTGAATGTTCCATCACAAGCCTCAGCTCGCAGTGGCAgtgaaaaaggggaaaaaagaagGGAAAGTCCAACTAGG GGCAGCCCAGTTCATCCATTACATGCTGTTTCCCCTACATACTCAACCAGAGTTCCTAATGCACCGGCTGGCACACCGGCAACATTCCCAATGTCACCTACCAAGTCTGCTCCTCTGCTGCGGGACATGACGGGATCCACCATGGCTAATACACCACAAGAGTGGCCACCGAGAGACAAGTTGAACTCGCCTTTACAGATACTCAGAGCACCTGTCAATACACCAGGCAGTCTGGCACAAGAAGCATCAG GTCTTCACACCATCCATGAATCTGGAACTGTCAATGAAGGAGATGATCTTGCACATCCCGTGTCTCGAGGCAGAAGTGTGAGGTTTGAGATCCCAGAAATACCTCCACCTCCTTCCTCACCACAGTTATCGGAAGATGGTCAGAAAGAGGCAAGCAGGAATGCTGTAACTGTAAATACTAATATTCCACAGGAAACACCTTCAACAAGCTCAAACAAGCCACCATCTGGTGTAACAATCAGAACAACAGCAACCACTGTTAACACTTCAACCTTGCAGGCTGAAAATTCATTCATAAGGTCTTATACTGGTCCAGTAAGGGAAATTTCTCTTATATCATCACCGGAGCCCTGGCCCCAGGTACAAGATGCAGACTTTGAGGAAGCCCCTGTTCCTTCTCCTGAGACGACATTACACGAGACTCCCCGAGAAACTCCTCAAACTTTAGAGCCATTGGAATCagaaacaaaatctgaaaatgaaaacCAGTCTAAAAATGCACAGGAAGTAgttgttgaagaagaaaaaactgAGCCCagtgaaaagaaagaaaaagatagTGAGTATGTGAATAAAACTGAGGACCAGTCAGCTGTTGTGAAAAAGATGATGGAAGAATCACGTAAAGCCGAGTCGCCAGCACCACCACCACCTTCACCAGAGGCAAAGGAAGACAGCCAGATAATCATAAATAAACCAAACAGTACAATGACTACTCTAGTAGAAGAGGAAGAAACTGCTAATGCACCTGATAATGAAGTATCAATGACAGTAATGCAGATTTCTCCAAAAGGGCCCATGATTAAAGGCGGGCAAAAATCTCACAACCGTCAGATTGATACATTCCAGAACATTGATATACCTGCCGAGTTTGACCTTGATTATGTTCATCCACATGTTCAGGAACCAACAACAGACACTATTGTTGAGGAACCAGAACCTGCAGAAGATGACGCCAAATCAGCGCGGACCTATGCCCTTTCAGTTCAGAGCACTCTTGCCAACCGTACTATATCTGAGCAAGCCCATTCAGAGGTTTCTAGTTCGTTTATTGAACCAGCTATATCTCAAGCCTCTCAGGGCCCTGCTCTGTCTGAAGATTTCTCAGAAAAGCGAGAAAATTCTGAACTGTTTGGTGACTGGTCTGGAATGGTAATTGGGTCATCTGATGGTCAAAACACTCAGGCAATGTTGAGTTCAGATAAACCGGATATGACTGAAGATGGCGGTGATCATGAAGGTTTTAAGGAAGATTTGAGACAAGAGTTTGAGAAAATTAAGCAAGAAATAGACTCTTCCAAAGACAGCactgaaaaaagttaa
- the LOC123549036 gene encoding uncharacterized protein LOC123549036 isoform X4, translated as MALKLQVDETNCGPLCQHPSCWQSNVRQEKGFPKLRARPRTPPDIELDLPTLKVCNMLDDYGEDKRDLFPSRYGGKPAHDRNELYSTFEKPVRTQSIKVTRAPQTSPKSGTNSEPPVSKFKVVEVQEVFDPEDLSRTWDDTFIPKSYYVWVPNMKKKRRRKMAKNQEESPMTKLKGKGSVKFKDMTEDMVPKEIENSRITARPLNEKHKYGQYTRKKRASARSPIMPQYSMSPRTTQGSSKMEFDHEGYRRSGQISVPIPSRVSGWRTPGNMVFLSISELLDLPRDVLVQVLENTRQSDLMSREKIREVIRRFMPPSLERGNTNISLASQDLLQQKKLNLHEGNKNVRESHLMETKPVFHLDDDLIDDDEIDEDIQRSTSPYGSLKELYLSRDFNKYKKPLPAISAGGRAVSAGDMLSTKIPSISLGLPELPSGIRQTKAFTYSKKADLDFTLDSSAGSPCKTPTSSKGPVPTPPTSVRSTETPGSDHGTTIRVNVPSQASARSGSEKGEKRRESPTRGSPVHPLHAVSPTYSTRVPNAPAGTPATFPMSPTKSAPLLRDMTGSTMANTPQEWPPRDKLNSPLQILRAPVNTPGSLAQEASGLHTIHESGTVNEGDDLAHPVSRGRSVRFEIPEIPPPPSSPQLSEDGQKEASRNAVTVNTNIPQETPSTSSNKPPSGVTIRTTATTVNTSTLQAENSFIRSYTGPVREISLISSPEPWPQVQDADFEEAPVPSPETTLHETPRETPQTLEPLESETKSENENQSKNAQEVVVEEEKTEPSEKKEKDSEYVNKTEDQSAVVKKMMEESRKAESPAPPPPSPEAKEDSQIIINKPNSTMTTLVEEEETANAPDNEVSMTVMQISPKGPMIKGGQKSHNRQIDTFQNIDIPAEFDLDYVHPHVQEPTTDTIVEEPEPAEDDAKSARTYALSVQSTLANRTISEQAHSEVSSSFIEPAISQASQGPALSEDFSEKRENSELFGDWSGMVIGSSDGQNTQAMLSSDKPDMTEDGGDHEGFKEDLRQEFEKIKQEIDSSKDSTEKS; from the exons ATGGCTCTTAAGTTGCAAGTAGATGAGACAAACTGTGGCCCCTTGTGCCAACATCCATCATGCTGGCAGTCAAACGTAAGGCAAGAAAAAGGCTTTCCAAAGCTGAGGGCGAGACCACGAACACCACCAGATATAGAACTTG ATTTGCCCACATTGAAGGTATGTAATATGTTAGATGACTACGGTGAGGACAAGAGAGATTTGTTTCCATCAAGGTATGGAGGAAAGCCTGCCCATGATAGGAATGAGCTGTATTCAACATTTGAAAAACCAGTCAGAACACAGAG TATTAAAGTAACCAGGGCTCCACAGACTTCACCTAAATCAGGAACCAACTCAGAGCCTCCTGTATCTAAATTCAAAGTTGTTGAG GTGCAAGAGGTGTTTGACCCAGAGGATCTAAGCAGAACATGGGATGATACATTTATACCAAAGTCATACTATGTTTGGGTGCCTAACATGAAGAAAAAAAGGCGACGGAAAATGGCAAAGAATCAGGAGGAGAG CCCTATGACAAAGCTGAAAGGTAAGGGATCGGTAAAGTTCAAGGACATGACAGAAGATATGGTTCCTAAAGAAATAGAAAACAGCCGAATTACAGCTAGG CCACTGAATGAGAAGCATAAATATGGACAGTACACTCGG AAAAAGCGAGCATCAGCCAGATCACCCATAATGCCTCAATACTCGATGTCTCCACGAACCACTCAAGGCTCCTCAAAAATGGAGTTTGACCATGAAGG ttaCCGTAGATCAGGTCAGATAAGTGTGCCTATACCATCAAGGGTGAGCGGATGGCGCACCCCTGGTAATATGGTGTTCCTGAG taTCAGTGAATTGCTGGATTTGCCACGAGATGTCTTGGTACAGGTGCTTGAAAACACTCGACAAAG TGATTTGATGTCTCGTGAGAAAATTCGGGAGGTTATTCGAAGATTTATGCCACCGTCACTTGAACGAGGAAACACTAATATTTCATTGGCTAGTCAggatttattacagcagaaaaaGCTTAACTTACATGAAG GTAATAAGAATGTGCGCGAGTCTCATCTGATGGAAACAAAGCCAGTATTTCACcttgatgatgatttaattgatgaTGATGAGATAGATGAGGACATACAACGGAGCACCAGTCCATACGGGTCGTTGAAAGAACTTTACTTGTCTCGGGATTTCAACAAATACAAAAAACCATTGCCTGCAATTTCAG CTGGAGGGCGAGCTGTATCAGCTGGTGACATGTTATCCACCAAGATTCCATCAATATCACTGGGACTCCCTGAGCTACCAAGTGGCATTAGACAAACTAAAGCTTTCACATACTCAAAGAAGGCTGACCTAGACTTTACTTTAG ACAGTTCAGCCGGCTCTCCGTGTAAGACACCAACATCATCAAAAG GGCCAGTACCTACTCCACCTACCAGTGTTAGAAGCACGGAGACTCCCGGCTCAGACCATGGTACAACAATTCGGGTGAATGTTCCATCACAAGCCTCAGCTCGCAGTGGCAgtgaaaaaggggaaaaaagaagGGAAAGTCCAACTAGG GGCAGCCCAGTTCATCCATTACATGCTGTTTCCCCTACATACTCAACCAGAGTTCCTAATGCACCGGCTGGCACACCGGCAACATTCCCAATGTCACCTACCAAGTCTGCTCCTCTGCTGCGGGACATGACGGGATCCACCATGGCTAATACACCACAAGAGTGGCCACCGAGAGACAAGTTGAACTCGCCTTTACAGATACTCAGAGCACCTGTCAATACACCAGGCAGTCTGGCACAAGAAGCATCAG GTCTTCACACCATCCATGAATCTGGAACTGTCAATGAAGGAGATGATCTTGCACATCCCGTGTCTCGAGGCAGAAGTGTGAGGTTTGAGATCCCAGAAATACCTCCACCTCCTTCCTCACCACAGTTATCGGAAGATGGTCAGAAAGAGGCAAGCAGGAATGCTGTAACTGTAAATACTAATATTCCACAGGAAACACCTTCAACAAGCTCAAACAAGCCACCATCTGGTGTAACAATCAGAACAACAGCAACCACTGTTAACACTTCAACCTTGCAGGCTGAAAATTCATTCATAAGGTCTTATACTGGTCCAGTAAGGGAAATTTCTCTTATATCATCACCGGAGCCCTGGCCCCAGGTACAAGATGCAGACTTTGAGGAAGCCCCTGTTCCTTCTCCTGAGACGACATTACACGAGACTCCCCGAGAAACTCCTCAAACTTTAGAGCCATTGGAATCagaaacaaaatctgaaaatgaaaacCAGTCTAAAAATGCACAGGAAGTAgttgttgaagaagaaaaaactgAGCCCagtgaaaagaaagaaaaagatagTGAGTATGTGAATAAAACTGAGGACCAGTCAGCTGTTGTGAAAAAGATGATGGAAGAATCACGTAAAGCCGAGTCGCCAGCACCACCACCACCTTCACCAGAGGCAAAGGAAGACAGCCAGATAATCATAAATAAACCAAACAGTACAATGACTACTCTAGTAGAAGAGGAAGAAACTGCTAATGCACCTGATAATGAAGTATCAATGACAGTAATGCAGATTTCTCCAAAAGGGCCCATGATTAAAGGCGGGCAAAAATCTCACAACCGTCAGATTGATACATTCCAGAACATTGATATACCTGCCGAGTTTGACCTTGATTATGTTCATCCACATGTTCAGGAACCAACAACAGACACTATTGTTGAGGAACCAGAACCTGCAGAAGATGACGCCAAATCAGCGCGGACCTATGCCCTTTCAGTTCAGAGCACTCTTGCCAACCGTACTATATCTGAGCAAGCCCATTCAGAGGTTTCTAGTTCGTTTATTGAACCAGCTATATCTCAAGCCTCTCAGGGCCCTGCTCTGTCTGAAGATTTCTCAGAAAAGCGAGAAAATTCTGAACTGTTTGGTGACTGGTCTGGAATGGTAATTGGGTCATCTGATGGTCAAAACACTCAGGCAATGTTGAGTTCAGATAAACCGGATATGACTGAAGATGGCGGTGATCATGAAGGTTTTAAGGAAGATTTGAGACAAGAGTTTGAGAAAATTAAGCAAGAAATAGACTCTTCCAAAGACAGCactgaaaaaagttaa